From the genome of Bacteroides sp. MSB163, one region includes:
- a CDS encoding MATE family efflux transporter: protein MNRLIATYKGHYKALFYLGLPIVIGQMGVIVLGFADTLMVGHHSTAELAAASFTNNLFTLCIIFSTGFSYGLTPVVGEFYGNRRFMEAGQALRSSLLANVLVALLLTLIMTVVYFCVEYMGQPEELIPLIKPYFLVLLASLVFVMLFNGFKQFTDGITQTQTAMWVLLGGNALNIVGNYVLIYGKFGFPEWGLFGAGVSTLFSRIVMVIAFALIVFRSRRFLRYKAGFFRLGWSKQMFRKLNGLGWPVGLQMGMETASFSLSTIMVGWLGTIALASHQIMLTISQFTFMMFYGMGAAIAVRVSNFKGQNDMVNVRRSAYAGYHLIMAMAVVLLSIVFLLRNQVGGWFTDSVEVSAMVSSLFLPFLVYQFGDGLQISFANALRGIADVKPMMLIAFISYFVISLPVGYLCGFVLGWGTVGVWMAFPFGLTSAGIMLWLRFRYKTR, encoded by the coding sequence ATGAATAGATTAATCGCTACATACAAGGGGCACTATAAAGCCCTCTTTTACTTAGGACTTCCCATTGTTATCGGCCAGATGGGGGTCATTGTTCTTGGATTTGCCGATACCTTGATGGTGGGACATCACAGCACGGCTGAGTTGGCTGCAGCTTCTTTCACCAACAATCTTTTTACACTTTGCATTATTTTCAGTACCGGTTTCTCTTATGGGCTGACGCCTGTGGTGGGCGAGTTCTATGGTAACCGTCGTTTCATGGAGGCCGGACAAGCTTTGCGTTCAAGTCTGCTTGCCAATGTGTTGGTAGCACTGTTGCTGACGCTTATCATGACTGTCGTCTATTTCTGTGTGGAATACATGGGACAACCCGAGGAACTGATTCCCTTGATAAAACCTTATTTTCTGGTTCTACTTGCATCCCTGGTATTTGTCATGCTGTTTAATGGCTTTAAGCAATTTACGGATGGCATTACTCAAACGCAGACTGCCATGTGGGTGCTTCTTGGTGGAAATGCGCTGAATATTGTCGGCAATTATGTGCTGATTTACGGAAAGTTCGGTTTCCCGGAATGGGGATTGTTCGGTGCAGGTGTCAGTACCCTGTTCTCACGCATCGTCATGGTTATTGCTTTTGCATTGATTGTTTTTCGTAGTCGGAGGTTCCTGAGATATAAAGCAGGGTTCTTCCGCTTGGGATGGTCGAAACAGATGTTCAGGAAATTGAATGGACTTGGGTGGCCTGTCGGTTTGCAGATGGGCATGGAGACGGCTTCATTCAGTCTCAGTACGATCATGGTCGGTTGGCTGGGAACTATTGCTTTGGCGTCGCATCAGATTATGCTTACTATTTCTCAGTTCACCTTTATGATGTTCTATGGAATGGGGGCGGCGATTGCCGTTCGTGTCAGTAACTTCAAGGGGCAGAACGATATGGTGAATGTCCGCCGTTCGGCATATGCCGGTTATCACCTGATCATGGCAATGGCGGTGGTGCTTCTGAGTATTGTGTTTCTGTTGCGCAATCAGGTGGGGGGCTGGTTTACGGATAGTGTGGAGGTTTCTGCTATGGTATCTTCTCTGTTCCTGCCATTCCTGGTTTACCAGTTTGGTGACGGACTGCAAATCAGTTTTGCCAATGCCCTGCGTGGTATTGCAGACGTAAAACCGATGATGCTCATCGCATTTATTTCCTATTTTGTTATATCTTTGCCTGTAGGATACTTATGCGGTTTCGTGCTAGGCTGGGGTACGGTCGGTGTATGGATGGCCTTCCCGTTCGGACTGACCAGTGCGGGGATTATGCTCTGGCTGCGTTTCCGCTATAAAACGAGATGA
- a CDS encoding hybrid sensor histidine kinase/response regulator codes for MNNVSKKKIAAGYAVLLAVLLYSLFFVHREMENLMSSDNTDILRTDSLIELLREKDANTVRLLRTLSEANDSMISAREVEQIIAEQDTIITQQRVQRRVIARRDTVVTQPKKKGFFRRLGEVFVPPRKDSAVQVQTTLEVATDTVLDAYNPVDSLHAKLRTVARQKKATNSVMQRRKRTLQRLDHALSARIDSLLKGYEQETLMRAREEAEYQKAVRHRSATIISGIAAGAVVLSVIFLVMIWRDVTRSNRYRHQLEEANRFAEELLASREKLMLAITHDFKAPLGSIMGYADLLSRLTVDGRQRFYLDNMKTSSEHLLKLVTDLLDFHRLDLNKAEINRVTFHPARLLEEIYVSFEPLTSAKGLSLKCEIDPELKGAFISDPLRLRQIVNNLLSNAVKFTSEGGITLTASFVPKGDSAFPGNHLKLSVIDTGKGMEPGDRERIFQEFIRLPGAQGEEGFGLGLSIVRMLVQLLEGRIEVDSVLGKGSTFTLRVPLYPVALDNDTSALHEQPSGDPQTQIPALHILLIDDDRIQLTLTAAMLAQSGITSVTCLQLDELLEALRTDTFDVLLTDVQMPAMNGFDLLKLLRASNIPQAKTIPVIAVTARSDMKREEFLQHGFVGSLHKPFTVNELLAEIGVLQADIATVDAAPSSTLNFSALTAFSGDDPDAAKSILESFVTETRLNVDRLRQVLETEDTDGIAAMGHKMLPLFTLLGANELVTLLKELEASRGVPFDEAVKEKSLAALSLIEDILEQAFLFISSA; via the coding sequence ATGAATAATGTCTCCAAGAAGAAGATAGCTGCCGGTTATGCTGTCCTGTTGGCAGTCTTACTTTATTCCCTGTTCTTCGTGCACCGGGAAATGGAGAATCTTATGAGTTCGGATAATACTGATATTCTGCGCACGGACAGTCTGATAGAACTTTTGAGGGAAAAGGATGCTAATACCGTCCGCCTGCTGCGCACACTGAGCGAAGCCAATGACAGCATGATTTCAGCCCGTGAAGTGGAACAGATTATTGCCGAACAGGATACTATTATCACCCAGCAACGTGTACAACGCCGGGTTATTGCCCGTCGCGATACGGTTGTGACACAACCCAAGAAGAAAGGCTTCTTCCGCCGTCTGGGGGAAGTCTTCGTTCCGCCACGTAAAGATTCTGCTGTTCAGGTGCAAACAACCCTTGAAGTTGCTACGGATACTGTACTCGATGCTTATAATCCGGTTGATTCCCTGCATGCGAAGCTGCGCACTGTTGCCCGACAGAAGAAGGCTACCAATAGTGTGATGCAGCGTCGTAAGCGAACTTTGCAACGTCTTGACCACGCGCTGAGTGCTCGTATCGATAGTCTTTTGAAAGGATATGAACAGGAAACTCTGATGCGTGCCCGCGAAGAAGCTGAGTATCAGAAAGCTGTCCGGCATCGTTCTGCAACGATTATTTCGGGTATTGCTGCCGGGGCTGTTGTGCTGTCTGTTATCTTTCTTGTCATGATCTGGCGGGATGTCACCCGTAGTAACCGTTACCGGCATCAATTGGAGGAGGCCAACCGTTTTGCAGAAGAGTTGCTTGCCTCCCGCGAAAAGTTGATGCTTGCCATTACCCACGACTTCAAGGCTCCCTTGGGTTCCATCATGGGATATGCCGACTTGCTCTCCCGGCTCACCGTTGACGGAAGGCAACGCTTCTATCTCGACAACATGAAAACTTCTTCGGAACACCTGTTGAAGCTCGTTACCGACTTGCTCGACTTCCACCGCCTAGACTTGAATAAAGCTGAGATAAATCGTGTTACTTTCCATCCCGCACGCTTGCTGGAAGAAATTTATGTCAGCTTTGAACCACTGACTTCTGCCAAAGGATTGTCTTTGAAGTGTGAGATAGATCCGGAGCTGAAAGGAGCTTTTATCAGTGATCCATTGCGCTTACGCCAGATTGTCAATAACCTGCTCTCTAATGCAGTGAAGTTTACTTCGGAGGGCGGCATTACGCTGACTGCCTCTTTTGTGCCGAAAGGTGATTCAGCTTTTCCCGGTAATCATTTGAAACTCTCTGTTATCGATACGGGAAAGGGTATGGAGCCTGGTGACCGTGAGCGTATTTTCCAGGAATTCATCCGTCTGCCCGGAGCACAGGGAGAGGAGGGCTTCGGACTGGGGCTGTCTATTGTTCGTATGCTGGTGCAACTGCTGGAGGGGCGTATTGAGGTGGACAGCGTGCTCGGAAAGGGGAGTACATTCACGTTACGGGTACCTTTGTATCCGGTGGCATTGGATAATGATACTTCCGCCTTGCATGAACAACCAAGTGGGGACCCACAAACTCAGATACCCGCTTTGCATATTCTTTTGATTGATGACGACCGCATTCAGCTTACTCTCACTGCAGCTATGCTTGCACAGAGTGGCATTACTTCCGTAACCTGCCTGCAACTGGATGAACTTTTGGAAGCCCTCCGTACTGATACTTTTGATGTGCTGCTGACCGATGTGCAAATGCCTGCCATGAATGGTTTTGACTTGCTGAAACTGCTGCGTGCTTCGAATATCCCGCAAGCCAAGACTATTCCGGTGATTGCCGTTACCGCCCGCAGTGATATGAAACGTGAGGAGTTTCTGCAACATGGTTTTGTCGGAAGTCTGCATAAACCGTTTACGGTGAATGAATTGCTTGCGGAGATTGGTGTGCTGCAAGCGGATATTGCTACTGTTGATGCCGCCCCTTCTTCTACCTTGAACTTTTCCGCCCTTACCGCTTTTTCCGGTGATGATCCAGACGCGGCAAAATCCATACTGGAAAGTTTTGTCACAGAAACACGCCTGAATGTTGATCGCTTGCGACAGGTATTGGAAACGGAAGACACAGACGGCATTGCCGCCATGGGGCACAAGATGCTTCCCCTGTTTACTCTGTTGGGAGCCAATGAGCTTGTTACTTTATTGAAAGAGCTTGAAGCCTCACGCGGAGTACCTTTTGATGAAGCGGTAAAAGAGAAATCGCTTGCTGCCCTGAGCCTGATAGAAGATATACTTGAACAAGCCTTCCTTTTTATTTCGTCTGCTTAA
- a CDS encoding transglutaminase domain-containing protein, with protein sequence MTSMFRQSTNRLTVWLFSLCLFFPFCKLSSAWRNAAAQDKAFSTSAASKASPDSIMPERLTFPDSVALAAPEAAGRSVSSLVAYLKQHLSTDDQLARAIYTWVSSNIKYNVYITYTSRSEEANETKEIQKILSERKGICQDYALLFKALVKEAGMDAYVINGYNRRDGALLPDPHEWCAAKVSGKWYMFDPTWGAGFVENYQFIPSPNHRFCMLLPDTLLKTHMPFDPMFQFRERPLSYEEFDTGVVDEQRSVPVFYWADTLALYARQDTLERLASARQRMLSNGRSNDLVYYMLELTSNNIRIAGYQKILNAYNMAMDLQGKATDAINEFVRYRNKAFEPLKPDVEIQAMVDIPEGLINRADSAINSIRTAPERYREPILKLRDQIMEVATTVYKHKLFLRQYFKLPAKQRKGMFKQTK encoded by the coding sequence ATGACAAGTATGTTCCGGCAATCAACAAACAGGCTCACGGTATGGTTATTCTCCCTCTGCCTCTTTTTTCCTTTCTGCAAATTGTCTTCTGCATGGCGTAATGCCGCCGCGCAGGATAAGGCTTTTTCAACTTCAGCTGCATCAAAAGCATCCCCTGACAGTATAATGCCTGAACGCCTTACGTTTCCCGATTCCGTGGCACTTGCAGCACCCGAAGCTGCCGGAAGGAGCGTTTCTTCTCTTGTGGCTTACCTGAAACAGCATCTCAGCACAGACGACCAACTGGCACGCGCCATCTATACCTGGGTTTCAAGCAATATTAAATACAATGTGTACATAACTTATACCTCGCGCAGCGAGGAAGCAAACGAAACGAAAGAAATACAAAAGATACTGTCCGAACGCAAAGGTATTTGTCAGGATTACGCATTGCTTTTTAAAGCACTGGTGAAGGAAGCGGGAATGGACGCTTATGTTATTAATGGCTATAACCGCAGAGACGGTGCCTTATTGCCCGACCCACATGAATGGTGCGCAGCCAAAGTAAGCGGGAAATGGTATATGTTCGACCCTACATGGGGCGCAGGATTTGTGGAAAACTACCAGTTCATTCCTTCCCCGAATCATCGTTTCTGCATGCTGTTGCCGGATACATTGCTGAAAACACACATGCCTTTCGATCCGATGTTCCAGTTCCGCGAACGTCCACTGAGCTATGAAGAGTTTGATACAGGAGTTGTGGATGAACAACGCTCCGTACCGGTATTCTATTGGGCGGATACATTGGCTCTATATGCAAGGCAGGATACACTGGAAAGACTGGCAAGTGCCAGACAGCGCATGTTATCGAACGGGCGGAGCAATGACTTGGTTTATTATATGCTGGAACTTACGAGTAACAACATCCGCATAGCCGGTTACCAGAAGATTCTGAATGCTTACAATATGGCAATGGATTTACAGGGAAAAGCTACGGATGCCATCAATGAATTCGTCCGTTACCGGAATAAGGCATTTGAGCCCCTGAAACCGGATGTGGAAATTCAGGCGATGGTAGATATCCCCGAGGGATTGATAAACCGGGCAGATAGTGCGATCAATAGCATCCGCACCGCACCGGAAAGATATAGGGAACCTATCCTTAAATTACGGGATCAGATAATGGAAGTGGCAACAACCGTATATAAACATAAACTTTTTCTGAGGCAGTACTTTAAACTACCGGCCAAGCAGAGGAAAGGGATGTTTAAGCAGACGAAATAA
- a CDS encoding translocation/assembly module TamB domain-containing protein: MRRKWLKWVVWILLTPILLFAILMILLYIPPVQNLIRKQATAIASEATGMDISVERIDLRFPLNLLVRGVQVIQTPDTLLALESLNVRVQAWPLIRGQVEVDEVTVNGVFMNSADLIEGIRIRGVLGRFFLESHGIDLKKEDAVINRVELSDTHMLVVMNDTTTAEPDTATTALNWKVALHKLALKNVSVDLQMPLDSMRLAARLGDAEVDDAVANLGGQMYGLKKFELSGTTVNYDTGNQLLSAINSLIDTGSLAATDSTGVKPAPGFDASHIALRDIRIGVDSVLYHGRNINAVIREFSMNERSGLSVTSLTGRVYADSTVIQVPSLKLLTPHSEMDFTAQTYWELVEIPTSGRLSARFNARIGKQDVMLFAGDLPDTFKDAYPFRPLTIRAGTEGNFKQMQISRFNIDLPGAFTLNGGGEIWNLTDSLTRNGSIDFDIRTQNLNFLTGLTGVTPDGSIVVPDSMHLAARLGMDGPKYDATLKLKEREGLLSLLAHYNTATEAYQADLHVDALQVHHFLPKDSIYTLSAKVAAKGKGFDPANYRTVAVVQASLGELQYGHWDISGIDLTAGLKSALATVHMTSDNALLKMQADADMRLDRKYLDGKVAMNVENVGLHELGISPKPLKYPFAFTLDAEARHDSIKMSMDAGDLDFQFRARSTLKKLLEQGTAFSTLLTKQIELKQLDHAELRKALPSAGMQLKAGKQNPVSYFLATKDISFDDFVLRFGTTPQRGINGRTAIHGLRMDSLQLDTIFFAISQDTARMKLQGGVINGPKNPQFVFRSTLTGEIRNEDAELTLNYVDAKGDTGLDLGINACPLIEGRGRGNGIAFRLTPAEPIIAFQKFRFVDNSDWIYLHKNMRVYANVDMDSDDGLCFRMQSDRSDTVSLQNINLELIRFRLDKLSGILPYMPRITGLFSAEANYIQTATSLQVSAEAGVEKLTYERQPVGNIGLGATWLPGDKGTHYLNAYFRSGDQEVMTADAVLTQKNGRDSVEVNTTFEHFPLSLANAFMPDQVVAFTGDIDGGLYISGAMEKPKLSGDLSLDSVSVYARQAGARYWFDNRPLKIENNQLIFNKFAIYTTSRNPFTIDGNIDFRNMENPTAKLNLRAQNYTLLDAPRTKESMIYGKIFVDLNATVRGPLDGLTMRGNMNLLGNTDVTYVLTDSPLTVEDRLGELVTFTSFTDTTSVQATEVPTMSLGGMDMLMSVHIDDAVRLRADLSPDRSSRVELEGGGDLNLQYTPQGDLTLSGRYTLIGGMMKYALPVIPLKEFQFVNGSYVDWTGNPMNPSLNLTATERVRASVSDGDDGGSRMVNFDVSISIKNRLENPDLSFNLSAPDDANVQGELAGMSADERSKQAITMLATGMYLYNSGKGGGLTMGSALNSVLQSQINALTGNLKNASLSVGIEDRTAAETGDKQTDYSFRYSQRFFNDRIQIVIGGKVSSGANATNDVESFIDNISLEYRLDNSGTRYVRVFHNKNYESVLDGEITETGVGLVLRRKMDRLSELFIFKRKKKVEPVSE; the protein is encoded by the coding sequence ATGAGAAGAAAATGGTTAAAATGGGTAGTGTGGATACTACTGACCCCTATCCTATTATTTGCAATACTGATGATATTGCTTTATATCCCTCCCGTACAGAACCTGATACGGAAGCAAGCTACTGCCATCGCATCCGAGGCAACAGGTATGGATATATCTGTTGAACGCATTGACCTCCGCTTTCCGCTGAACCTTTTGGTACGTGGTGTGCAGGTCATTCAAACTCCTGATACTCTGCTGGCTCTGGAAAGCCTGAACGTGCGCGTGCAGGCATGGCCGTTGATACGCGGACAAGTAGAAGTGGATGAGGTAACCGTGAACGGAGTTTTCATGAACTCTGCCGATCTGATAGAGGGTATCCGCATACGTGGCGTGCTGGGACGTTTCTTCCTTGAAAGCCATGGCATAGACCTGAAGAAAGAGGATGCCGTTATCAATCGTGTGGAATTGAGTGATACCCACATGCTCGTTGTGATGAACGATACTACCACTGCCGAACCGGACACCGCGACTACCGCCCTTAATTGGAAAGTAGCCTTGCATAAGTTGGCACTGAAAAACGTTTCCGTTGATTTGCAAATGCCGCTGGATTCCATGCGTCTTGCTGCCCGTCTGGGCGATGCGGAGGTAGATGATGCGGTTGCTAATCTGGGCGGACAGATGTACGGTCTGAAGAAATTTGAATTGAGCGGTACTACGGTGAACTATGACACGGGCAACCAATTGCTCAGTGCCATTAATAGCCTGATAGATACCGGTAGTCTTGCGGCTACTGATAGTACCGGTGTGAAACCAGCTCCCGGATTTGATGCTTCGCACATCGCCTTGCGGGATATTCGTATTGGGGTGGATTCCGTGCTTTATCATGGACGGAATATCAATGCCGTTATCCGGGAATTCTCCATGAACGAGCGTTCCGGTCTGAGTGTCACTTCACTGACGGGACGGGTATATGCTGATTCCACAGTCATTCAGGTGCCTTCCTTAAAATTGCTTACCCCACACAGTGAAATGGATTTCACTGCCCAGACTTATTGGGAACTGGTGGAAATTCCCACTTCCGGACGACTCTCCGCCCGTTTCAATGCCCGCATCGGCAAGCAGGATGTGATGCTCTTTGCAGGTGATTTACCTGATACATTCAAGGATGCATATCCTTTCCGCCCTCTTACTATTCGTGCCGGTACGGAAGGTAACTTTAAGCAGATGCAGATTTCCCGCTTCAACATTGATCTGCCGGGTGCTTTTACTTTGAATGGTGGTGGTGAAATTTGGAATCTTACCGACAGTCTGACGCGCAACGGAAGCATTGACTTCGATATCCGGACACAAAATCTGAATTTCCTTACCGGACTGACAGGCGTCACCCCGGATGGCTCCATAGTAGTGCCGGACAGTATGCATTTGGCAGCACGTCTTGGCATGGATGGACCTAAGTATGACGCTACGCTTAAGCTGAAAGAACGCGAAGGGTTATTGAGCTTGTTGGCGCACTATAACACTGCCACTGAAGCCTATCAGGCAGACCTTCATGTGGATGCCCTGCAAGTACACCACTTCCTACCTAAAGATTCTATCTATACCCTTTCGGCTAAGGTTGCCGCTAAAGGAAAAGGATTCGATCCCGCCAACTACCGTACCGTGGCTGTTGTACAAGCTTCTCTCGGCGAATTACAATACGGACACTGGGATATTTCCGGCATTGACCTGACCGCCGGATTGAAATCCGCTCTTGCCACTGTACACATGACGAGCGACAATGCTCTGCTGAAGATGCAGGCGGATGCCGATATGCGTCTTGATCGTAAATACCTGGATGGCAAGGTGGCTATGAATGTGGAGAATGTCGGTTTACACGAGTTAGGAATTTCTCCCAAGCCATTGAAGTATCCTTTCGCTTTCACTCTCGATGCCGAAGCACGCCACGACTCTATCAAGATGAGCATGGATGCAGGCGACCTCGACTTCCAGTTCCGTGCCCGCAGCACACTGAAGAAATTGCTGGAACAAGGCACTGCCTTTTCTACGCTTCTTACCAAGCAGATAGAATTGAAGCAACTCGATCATGCAGAATTACGGAAAGCGCTGCCCTCAGCCGGTATGCAACTGAAAGCCGGTAAACAGAACCCTGTCAGTTATTTCCTGGCAACTAAGGATATTTCTTTTGATGATTTTGTGTTGCGTTTCGGCACTACCCCCCAACGAGGTATCAATGGGCGTACTGCTATACATGGTTTGCGCATGGACTCCCTGCAACTGGATACTATTTTCTTCGCTATCAGCCAAGATACTGCACGCATGAAGTTGCAGGGTGGTGTCATTAATGGTCCAAAGAACCCGCAGTTTGTCTTCCGCAGTACACTGACGGGTGAAATCCGTAATGAAGATGCCGAACTGACCTTGAATTATGTGGATGCGAAGGGAGATACCGGACTCGATCTGGGTATCAATGCCTGTCCTTTGATAGAGGGCCGGGGTAGGGGTAATGGTATTGCCTTCCGCCTGACACCTGCCGAGCCTATTATCGCTTTCCAGAAGTTCCGCTTTGTGGATAACAGCGACTGGATTTACTTGCATAAGAATATGCGCGTTTATGCCAATGTGGATATGGACAGCGACGATGGACTTTGCTTCCGCATGCAGTCCGATCGTTCCGACACCGTTTCCTTGCAGAATATCAATTTGGAACTCATACGTTTCCGCCTGGATAAACTGAGCGGTATTCTGCCATATATGCCCCGCATCACGGGACTTTTCTCGGCAGAAGCCAACTATATACAGACCGCAACCTCATTGCAAGTTTCCGCTGAGGCTGGTGTGGAAAAGCTGACTTACGAACGCCAGCCGGTAGGTAACATCGGATTGGGTGCCACCTGGCTTCCGGGTGATAAAGGTACGCATTATCTGAATGCCTACTTCCGGTCGGGAGATCAGGAGGTAATGACCGCTGATGCCGTCTTGACCCAGAAAAACGGGCGCGATTCGGTTGAAGTCAACACTACTTTTGAGCATTTCCCACTCTCGCTTGCCAATGCTTTCATGCCCGACCAGGTAGTTGCCTTTACCGGTGACATCGACGGCGGACTCTATATCAGCGGTGCCATGGAGAAGCCTAAACTAAGCGGTGACCTTTCACTGGACAGTGTATCCGTCTATGCCCGTCAGGCAGGTGCACGTTACTGGTTTGACAATCGTCCGTTGAAGATAGAGAATAATCAACTTATTTTTAATAAGTTTGCCATATACACCACCAGCCGGAATCCTTTTACGATAGACGGGAACATAGACTTTCGCAATATGGAAAATCCGACGGCGAAGTTGAACCTGCGTGCACAGAACTACACTTTGCTTGATGCTCCCCGTACCAAGGAAAGTATGATTTACGGCAAAATCTTCGTGGATTTGAATGCCACTGTACGTGGTCCGCTGGATGGACTGACCATGCGTGGAAACATGAATCTGCTGGGTAACACAGATGTGACCTATGTGTTGACTGACTCTCCTCTGACTGTAGAAGACCGTTTGGGTGAACTTGTCACGTTCACTTCCTTTACGGATACTACTTCGGTACAGGCAACCGAGGTCCCCACTATGTCGCTCGGCGGTATGGACATGTTGATGTCTGTGCACATCGATGATGCCGTACGTTTGCGTGCTGATCTTAGTCCCGACCGCAGTAGTCGTGTGGAACTGGAAGGTGGAGGTGACCTGAATTTGCAATATACTCCGCAAGGCGATCTCACATTGTCCGGTCGCTATACGTTGATAGGTGGTATGATGAAATATGCCCTGCCCGTTATTCCGTTGAAAGAGTTCCAGTTTGTCAATGGAAGTTATGTGGACTGGACGGGTAATCCGATGAACCCTTCACTCAACCTGACTGCTACGGAACGTGTCCGCGCTTCTGTATCCGATGGCGATGACGGCGGTTCGCGCATGGTGAACTTCGACGTTTCCATCAGCATCAAGAACCGTTTGGAGAATCCTGATTTGAGTTTTAATCTGAGTGCTCCCGATGATGCCAACGTACAGGGCGAACTGGCAGGAATGAGTGCCGATGAACGAAGCAAACAAGCCATTACCATGCTTGCCACAGGTATGTATCTTTATAACAGCGGAAAAGGTGGTGGTTTGACCATGGGTTCCGCACTGAACAGCGTGCTGCAAAGTCAGATTAATGCGCTGACCGGAAATCTGAAGAACGCTTCTCTCAGTGTCGGCATTGAAGACCGTACCGCTGCTGAAACGGGTGATAAACAGACGGACTATAGTTTCCGCTACTCTCAGCGTTTCTTCAATGACCGTATACAGATTGTAATCGGTGGAAAAGTGTCCAGTGGTGCCAATGCAACGAATGACGTGGAATCGTTCATCGATAATATATCTTTGGAGTATCGTTTGGATAATAGCGGTACACGCTATGTCCGCGTGTTCCACAACAAAAACTATGAAAGTGTGCTCGATGGTGAGATAACCGAGACGGGTGTCGGACTTGTACTTCGCCGCAAGATGGACCGACTGAGTGAGCTGTTCATATTCAAGAGAAAGAAGAAAGTAGAACCTGTGAGCGAATAG